In Gouania willdenowi chromosome 15, fGouWil2.1, whole genome shotgun sequence, one DNA window encodes the following:
- the LOC114476909 gene encoding inactive phospholipase D5, whose protein sequence is MKSQQKCIVIFALVCCFAVLMALIFSAVDIWGEDEDGITEENCSRNCRIVLVENIPEDISFLDNSTLHLPLLQGLNSLLDRAVRVVEVVSPLWLLNSSDYESSFQPSARQGRALLSKLQGLKSKGVNLKISSGMTDSTELETLAKHYAEVHYVNVTALTKGSLHSSFWVVDRQHFYIGSASMDWRSLATRKELGVLVYDCSCLALDLHRVFSLYWGLQYRDFIPSFWSKRLFALYNRDTQLELKFNNTKAEAYFSTSPDVLIPRDRSSDMEAISRVIGEARDFIYISITDYLPLLGRRNNRYWSPIDSVLREALILRKVRVRMLISCWEQTHPLTFNFIWSLKSLCMEQTNCSLEAKFFNPKGQRDDRQQGVNHNRFMVTERAVYLGNLDWVGNEFTFNAGAGLVIRQPEGVEDRNSTVVEQLHTVFERDWFSRYTRSLQANKIPVCNKHQMNTMVPNKWSHLGSRTTSQPGGDNKPLPMRSSVKVEVETSEKTRQHGDRLMDKVGHNNPQHGLVPPMNSHLEGVQIQMSPFENKQLNVNNKNQADFPNQSVESSGSREIFDGSL, encoded by the exons GATTGTGTTGGTGGAGAACATCCCAGAGGACATCTCCTTCTTGGACAACAGCACGTTGCACCTTCCTCTCTTACAAGGACTGAACAGTTTGTTGGATCGAGCGGTGCGTGTTGTCGAGGTCGTTTCCCCTCTGTGGTTACTCAACTCTTCGGACTACGAATCCAGCTTCCAACCTTCTGCCAGACAA GGCCGAGCGCTGCTTTCCAAGCTTCAGGGGCTGAAATCAAAGGGAGTCAATCTAAAAATCTCCAGCGGGATGACGGACTCCACCGAGCTCGAGACACTCGCCAAACACT ACGCAGAGGTTCACTATGTAAATGTGACAGCACTGACCAAAGGCAGCCTCCACTCCTCCTTCTGGGTTGTCGACAGACAGCATTTCTACATCGGCAGTGCCAGCATGGACTGGAGATCACTGGCCACG AGGAAGGAGCTGGGTGTGCTGGTGTATGACTGTAGCTGTCTGGCTCTGGACCTGCACAGAGTGTTCAGCCTCTACTGGGGGCTCCAGTACAGAGACTTCATCCCCTCCTTCTGGTCCAAGCGTCTGTTTGCTCTCTACAACAGGGACACGCAACTAGAGCTCAAGTTCAACAATACTAAGGCTGAAGCTTACTTCTCT ACCTCACCTGACGTCCTCATCCCCAGAGATCGCAGCAGTGATATGGAGGCTATTTCCAGGGTGATCGGAGAGGCCCGTGATTTCATTTACATCTCCATCACTGACTACCTGCCCCTCCTCGGCAGGAGAAACAACAG GTACTGGTCTCCTATCGACAGCGTTCTGAGAGAAGCTCTGATTCTGAGGAAGGTGCGGGTTCGGATGCTGATAAGCTGCTGGGAACAGACACATCCACTTACTTTCAACTTTATCTGGTCTCTGAAAAGCCTGTGCATGGAGCAGACCAACTGCTCACTGGAAGCA aagttCTTCAATCCCAAAGGGCAGAGGGACGACCGCCAGCAGGGAGTAAACCACAACAGGTTTATGGTTACAGAGAGAGCTGTGTATTTAG GTAACCTTGACTGGGTGGGAAATGAGTTCACCTTTAATGCGGGGGCGGGGCTTGTGATCAGACAGCCAGAGGGCGTGGAGGACAGGAACTCTACGGTGGTGGAGCAGTTACACACGGTGTTTGAACGAGACTGGTTTTCACGGTACACACGCTCTCTACAGGCCAATAAAATCCCAGTTTGCAACAAGCACCAGATGAACACGATGGTTCCCAACAAGTGGAGCCACTTGGGCAGCAGAACAACCAGTCAGCCTGGTGGTGATAACAAACCATTGCCCATGAGAAGTAGCGTAAAAGTGGAAGTAGAGACGTCAGAAAAAACAAGGCAACATGGCGACAGACTCATGGATAAAGTTGGTCACAACAATCCTCAGCATGGGCTGGTGCCACCAATGAACAGTCACCTGGAAGGAGTTCAAATCCAAATGAGTCCCTTTGAAAACAAACAGTTGAACGTTAATAACAAAAATCAAGCAGACTTTCCCAACCAGTCTGTGGAGAGCAGCGGCTCCAGGGAGATCTTCGATGGATCCCTGTGA